The genome window CCAACAGCACCATTCTTGCCCTTGATCTGGGCACGCACACCGGCTGGGCACTGCACCAACTGGACAGCACGATCACCAGCGGCACCGAGCATTTCAAGCCGCAGCGATTTGAAGGCGGCGGTATGCGCTTCCTGCGATTCAAGCGCTGGCTGGCCGAACTGCTGACCACCAGTGGCCACATTAACGCGGTGTATTTCGAGGAGGTTCGACGACACGCGGGCGTCGATGCAGCCCACGCCTACGGCGGTTTCATGGGTCATCTGACCGCGTGGTGTGAACATCACAACATCCCCTACCAGGGCGTTCCGGTCGGCACGATCAAGAAGCACGCGACCGGCAAAGGCAATGCAGGCAAGGACGAGATGATCGCCTCTGTCCAGTTGCGTGGCCACGTCCCTTGCGACGATAACGAAGCCGATGCCCTGGCGCTGCTGCACTGGGCTATCGAAACGCAGGAGGTGTGACATGAAGGTTCCAACACCACAATACCGCTGCCCATTGGGTCGGCTGCAACCAGACACCACGGATCTGGATGCGATGAAACGCAACGGCTGGCGTGACCAGCACATCCTGGTGGTCAACGAGTCCGACGAGCGACTGGACTTCATCGAACGCGAGATCGTGCGCCGCATTGGCGAGCGCTTGTACGGAGGGCCGCGTCATGACTGAGTGGACGATAGATGATGTGGCAGCACGCTTCGAGGATGCTGCTGTCACTGGCCAACGCCTACCCCCTGTCCGTGTGCAGGGCTACTTCAACACGTGGCCAGCTTTCGTGCGCACGGCGTGGGAAGCTTTCTCCTCTGACGCGCCTGAGTACCGACCATTCCCACCCAGCCCCGTCGACATCGACCGGATGCTGGAGACGATGCGCTGGGTGCAGTGGCTTGAGGTCGAGCAACGTCACCTCGTGTGGATGCGGGCCAAGCGGTACGGCTGGCGTGACATCACGATCCGCTTTGCCTGCGACCGCAGCACCGCATGGCGGCGCTGGCAGAAGGCGCTGGAGATCGTGGCAACCAATCTCAACGCTGAAGGCAGGTGCTCACCGTCCAAAATCGTGAGCAACGTCGGGTAATGCTTGCCGCGTTTGTCCTCGCTTTGCCCTGTTTGTCCCTTTTGACGCGGTTTGGTCGTGCAACAAAACGACCCGTTTGGGGGTAATATTTCAGCTATCTTCTGGACAGCGGTGACGATAAAGCAAGTGCCCCAAGGCAAAAGGGGTCCTTCCTTTCCAAAATCGTATGCGGGAGGCGACAGCGCGGCATTGCGCTAGCGTCCGACTGCAAACCAAGGTTTGCAGGGTTTGCAGTTTGCACCCCCGCCACCATCCAGCAAGCATTACGAAACCCGCCCACGGTCTGAACGTCGGCGGGTTTTTTCATTTCAACGCAGCAGCGACGCTCGCGGCCCGCGACGGGGTTCCCTCCTTACCCGTCCGGGCCGCTTCTTTTTGAGAGACACGAACTGAATATGCTCAACGTCGAGTACCGCAAGGTCGAGGCGCTGATCCCCTACGCCCGGAATCCAAGAACGCACAACGATGAGCAGGTGGCCAAGATCGCCGCCAGCATCGTCGAGTACGGTTGGACGAATCCGGTGCTGGTGGACGGCGACAACGGCATCATCGCTGGCCACGGTCGGCTCGCGGCCGCGCACAAGCTGGGCCTGACCGAGGTGCCGGTGATTGAACTGGCGCATCTGTCGCCGACGCAAAAGCGTGCCTACGTGATCTCCGACAACCGCCTCGCGCTGGATGCCGGATGGGACGACGCGATGCTGGCACTGGAACTGGCCGAGTTGTCAGAAGCCGGGTTCGACCTCGCACTTACTGGTTTCGAGGATGCCGAAATTGAAGCCTTGTTGGCCGACGACCTCGGTGATGGTGATGGCGATGGCGACCAGGAGCAGGACACCGACGAGCCCGATGCTGCCGACGATGTACCCGACACACCGACGAGTCCAGTGTCTCGCTCTCGCGATGTGTGGGCATTGGGTCAGCACCGGCTGATCTGCGGCGACGCCGCCGACCCGTCCGTGATCGCCAGTCTGATGCGGGGCGAGCAAGCCAAGCTCTGCTTCACCTCGCCGCCCTACGGCAACCAGCGTGACTACGCCAGCGGTGGAATTACCGATTGGGATGGCCTGATGCGCGGCGTGTTC of Janthinobacterium sp. Marseille contains these proteins:
- a CDS encoding DUF6362 family protein, which gives rise to MTEWTIDDVAARFEDAAVTGQRLPPVRVQGYFNTWPAFVRTAWEAFSSDAPEYRPFPPSPVDIDRMLETMRWVQWLEVEQRHLVWMRAKRYGWRDITIRFACDRSTAWRRWQKALEIVATNLNAEGRCSPSKIVSNVG